A single window of Streptomyces aquilus DNA harbors:
- a CDS encoding SIS domain-containing protein produces MLDESLLDTPEALSEADRRGLLRGAAEAGARVRTAARHAAEAGVHDLKPDGRPRAVLIAGPGAAATGVADLLGTLAGPGSPVIRLAPTGVAPAAGALRWELPGWTGSVDLLLIATPDGTEPGLSLLAEQAYRRGCTVVAVAPAGTPLTDAVEGAHGLFVPLATAPYEQDEQQLTASAPGILWALFTPLLAILDRTGLLAAPPDALEKVADRLDHIAERCGPAIATYSNPAKTLAAELADALPVIWTEGVSAGPAGRRFAAALAELSGRPALVAELPEALAAHSALLAGPLAASADPDDFFRDRVEEPPALHARVVLLRDRPIGGLTAAPAARDLALSHDTPISELEPEEGAELETLAELIAITDFAAVYLALASGA; encoded by the coding sequence ATGCTCGACGAATCGCTGCTCGACACCCCAGAGGCGCTCTCGGAGGCCGACCGCCGCGGCCTGCTGCGCGGCGCCGCCGAGGCAGGCGCCCGCGTCCGCACCGCGGCCCGGCACGCCGCCGAGGCCGGTGTCCACGACCTCAAGCCCGACGGCCGCCCCCGCGCGGTCCTCATCGCGGGCCCCGGCGCCGCCGCCACCGGCGTAGCCGACCTCCTCGGCACGCTCGCCGGCCCCGGCAGCCCCGTCATCCGCCTCGCCCCCACCGGCGTAGCCCCCGCCGCGGGCGCCCTGCGCTGGGAGCTGCCGGGCTGGACCGGCTCGGTCGACCTGCTCCTGATCGCCACCCCGGACGGCACCGAACCAGGCCTGTCCCTCCTCGCCGAGCAGGCCTACCGCCGCGGCTGCACGGTCGTCGCGGTGGCCCCCGCCGGCACCCCGCTCACCGATGCCGTCGAGGGCGCCCACGGCCTCTTCGTACCGCTCGCGACCGCCCCGTACGAGCAGGACGAACAGCAGCTCACCGCGTCCGCCCCGGGCATCCTGTGGGCGCTGTTCACCCCGCTGCTCGCGATCCTCGACCGCACCGGCCTGCTCGCCGCCCCGCCCGACGCCCTGGAGAAGGTCGCCGACCGGCTCGACCACATCGCCGAACGCTGCGGGCCCGCCATCGCGACGTACAGCAACCCGGCGAAGACCCTCGCCGCCGAGCTCGCCGACGCGCTCCCGGTGATCTGGACGGAGGGCGTCTCGGCCGGTCCGGCGGGCCGCCGTTTCGCCGCCGCGCTCGCCGAGCTCTCCGGCCGTCCCGCCCTGGTCGCCGAACTGCCCGAGGCGCTCGCCGCCCACAGCGCCCTGCTCGCCGGACCGCTGGCCGCCAGCGCCGACCCCGACGACTTCTTCCGCGACCGCGTGGAGGAGCCTCCCGCGCTCCACGCGCGCGTGGTGCTGCTCCGCGACCGCCCCATCGGCGGCCTCACCGCCGCGCCCGCCGCCCGCGACCTGGCGCTGAGCCACGACACCCCGATCAGCGAGCTGGAACCGGAGGAGGGCGCCGAACTGGAGACCCTCGCGGAACTGATCGCCATCACGGATTTCGCCGCGGTTTACCTGGCGCTCGCCTCCGGAGCCTGA
- a CDS encoding cation diffusion facilitator family transporter, which translates to MSASGGTKAIVAALGANLAIAASKFVAFAFSGSSSMLAEGVHSLADSGNQFLLLVGGKKAQREATPQHPFGYGRERYIYAFLVSIVLFSVGGMFAIYEGYEKIKHPHEVEHWYWPVGVLVFAIIAEGFSFRTAIKESNELRGSQTWSQFVRRAKAPELPVVLLEDFGALIGLVLALGGVGLALITGDGVWDGIGTLCIGILLILIALVLAAETKSLLLGEAAGTDEVKKIETAIVDGDTVTGIIHMRTLHLGPEELLVAAKIAVQHDDTATEVANAINAAEARIREAVPIARVIYLEPDIYSEAEAAKGPDREATPGGPAQQPTAGH; encoded by the coding sequence ATGAGCGCGTCAGGCGGCACCAAGGCGATCGTGGCGGCACTCGGCGCCAACCTCGCGATCGCGGCATCGAAGTTCGTGGCGTTCGCGTTCAGCGGTTCCTCGTCGATGCTCGCCGAGGGCGTCCACTCGCTCGCCGACTCCGGCAACCAGTTCCTGCTCCTGGTCGGCGGTAAGAAGGCCCAGCGCGAGGCCACCCCGCAGCACCCGTTCGGCTACGGCCGCGAGCGCTACATCTACGCCTTCCTCGTCTCCATCGTCCTGTTCTCGGTCGGCGGCATGTTCGCCATCTACGAGGGCTACGAGAAGATCAAGCACCCGCACGAGGTCGAGCACTGGTACTGGCCGGTCGGCGTCCTCGTCTTCGCGATCATCGCCGAGGGCTTCTCCTTCCGGACCGCCATCAAGGAGTCCAACGAACTGCGGGGTTCCCAGACCTGGTCCCAGTTCGTCCGCCGCGCCAAGGCGCCCGAGCTGCCCGTCGTCCTCCTGGAGGACTTCGGCGCCCTGATCGGTCTGGTCCTCGCCCTCGGCGGCGTCGGCCTGGCCCTGATCACCGGCGACGGCGTCTGGGACGGCATCGGCACCCTCTGCATCGGCATCCTGCTCATCCTGATCGCGCTCGTCCTGGCCGCCGAGACCAAGTCCCTGCTGCTCGGCGAGGCCGCGGGTACCGACGAGGTCAAGAAGATCGAGACGGCGATCGTCGACGGCGACACCGTCACGGGCATCATCCACATGCGCACGCTCCACCTCGGCCCCGAGGAACTCCTGGTCGCCGCCAAGATCGCCGTCCAGCACGACGACACGGCCACCGAGGTCGCCAACGCCATCAACGCGGCGGAGGCCCGCATCCGCGAGGCCGTCCCGATCGCCCGGGTCATCTACCTGGAGCCGGACATCTACAGCGAGGCCGAGGCCGCCAAGGGCCCCGACCGCGAGGCCACGCCCGGGGGACCGGCCCAGCAGCCCACCGCCGGACACTGA
- the manA gene encoding mannose-6-phosphate isomerase, class I — translation MDRLDNTIRPYAWGSTTAIPELLGVAPSGEPQAEMWMGAHPGAPSRTARGTLVEVVEADPERELGAAAVAKFGPRLPFLLKILAAGAPLSLQVHPNLAQAKEGYEDEERRGIPVAAGHRNYKDANHKPELICALTEFDGLCGFRDPNQAAALLAGLGVDSLKPYVDLLHAHPEDAALREVLTAVLSADPEEMARTVTEAAAACARLGGEYAPYADIAHHYPGDPGVIAAMLLNFVRLQPGEALFLGAGIPHAYLSGLGVEIMANSDNVLRCGLTPKHVDVPELLRIVRFEAADPGVLRPEASPDGEEVYETPIDEFRLSRYVLPEGGTAHDLTRATPQILLCTAGSIRTGEHELSPGQSVFVPAGEKAEVSGTGTVFRATVIV, via the coding sequence ATGGACCGCCTCGACAACACCATCCGCCCCTACGCCTGGGGTTCCACCACCGCCATCCCCGAGCTCCTGGGCGTCGCACCGAGCGGCGAGCCGCAGGCGGAGATGTGGATGGGCGCCCACCCCGGCGCGCCCTCGCGCACCGCGCGCGGCACCCTCGTCGAGGTCGTCGAGGCCGACCCGGAACGCGAGCTGGGCGCGGCGGCCGTCGCGAAGTTCGGCCCGCGCCTGCCCTTCCTGCTCAAGATCCTCGCCGCCGGTGCCCCGCTGTCGCTCCAGGTCCACCCCAACCTCGCGCAGGCGAAGGAGGGTTACGAGGACGAGGAGCGCCGCGGCATCCCCGTGGCCGCCGGACACCGCAACTACAAGGACGCCAACCACAAGCCCGAACTCATCTGCGCACTCACCGAGTTCGACGGCCTGTGCGGCTTCCGCGACCCGAACCAGGCCGCCGCACTGCTGGCCGGCCTCGGCGTCGACTCCCTCAAGCCGTACGTCGACCTGCTGCACGCCCACCCCGAGGACGCCGCCCTGCGCGAGGTCCTCACGGCCGTCCTCAGCGCCGACCCCGAAGAGATGGCCCGTACGGTCACGGAGGCGGCCGCCGCCTGCGCGCGCCTCGGCGGTGAGTACGCGCCGTACGCGGACATCGCCCACCACTACCCCGGCGACCCGGGCGTCATCGCGGCCATGCTGCTGAACTTCGTCCGACTTCAGCCCGGCGAGGCCCTGTTCCTCGGCGCCGGCATCCCGCACGCCTACCTCAGCGGCCTAGGCGTCGAGATCATGGCCAACTCCGACAACGTCCTGCGCTGCGGCCTGACCCCCAAGCACGTCGACGTCCCCGAACTCCTGCGCATCGTCCGCTTCGAGGCCGCCGACCCCGGCGTGCTGCGCCCGGAGGCATCCCCCGACGGCGAGGAGGTCTACGAGACCCCCATCGACGAGTTCCGGCTGTCGCGCTACGTCCTCCCCGAGGGCGGCACCGCCCACGACCTGACCCGCGCGACCCCGCAGATCCTGCTCTGCACGGCGGGCTCGATCCGGACGGGGGAGCACGAGCTGAGCCCCGGCCAGTCGGTGTTCGTCCCGGCGGGAGAGAAGGCCGAGGTGTCCGGGACGGGCACGGTCTTCCGGGCAACTGTGATCGTATGA
- a CDS encoding DUF3499 domain-containing protein: MESRRGPLKSAVPSNVVSPVRRCSRTACGRPAVATLTYVYADSTAVLGPLATYAEPHCYDLCAEHSERLTAPRGWEVVRLLDGSAPARPSGDDLEALANAVREAARPQERAAQAGGGGRAADPMEVARRGHLRVLRSPDN; encoded by the coding sequence ATGGAGAGTCGTCGCGGCCCGCTCAAGAGTGCGGTACCGTCCAACGTCGTGAGCCCTGTACGTCGCTGTTCGCGCACCGCTTGCGGCCGCCCCGCCGTCGCGACGCTGACGTACGTCTACGCCGACTCGACCGCGGTCCTCGGCCCGCTCGCCACCTACGCCGAACCCCACTGCTACGACCTGTGCGCCGAGCACTCCGAGCGCCTCACCGCCCCGCGCGGCTGGGAGGTCGTCCGACTGCTCGACGGTTCGGCCCCCGCCCGCCCCAGCGGCGACGATCTGGAAGCGCTTGCCAACGCGGTCCGCGAGGCGGCCCGCCCGCAGGAGCGCGCCGCCCAGGCCGGTGGCGGGGGACGCGCGGCGGACCCGATGGAGGTCGCGCGGCGCGGACATCTGCGGGTGCTGCGCTCGCCGGACAACTGA
- a CDS encoding phosphomannomutase/phosphoglucomutase, whose protein sequence is MAADLSQLVKAYDVRGVVPDQWDETLAELFGAAFVQVVDASAIVIGHDMRPSSPGLSRAFARGAAAQGVDVTEIGLCSTDQLYYASGALNLPGAMFTASHNPAQYNGIKLCRAGAAPVGQDTGLTEIRELVERWTDTAAPAPVETQGTITRRETLDDYAAHLRGLVDLTSIRPLKVVVDAGNGMGGHTVPTVFAGLPLDLVPMYFELDGTFPNHEANPLDPANLVDLQKRVREESADLGIAFDGDADRCFVVDEHGDPVSPSAITALVAARELARNGGAGVIIHNLITSWSVPEVVKENGGTPVRTRVGHSFIKAEMAKSGAIFGGEHSAHYYFKDFWNADTGMLAALHVLAALGGQDGPLSGLVAAYDRYTGSGEINSTVADQADRLAAIRSAYEGQEGVTLDNLDGLTITTADWWFNVRPSNTEPLLRLNAEARDEATMTKVRDEVLAIIRA, encoded by the coding sequence GTGGCTGCTGATCTGTCACAGCTCGTGAAGGCTTACGACGTACGCGGGGTCGTTCCCGACCAGTGGGACGAGACGCTCGCCGAGCTCTTCGGAGCGGCTTTCGTGCAGGTGGTCGACGCGAGCGCGATCGTGATCGGCCACGACATGCGGCCCTCGTCCCCGGGCCTGTCGCGGGCCTTCGCGCGCGGAGCCGCCGCCCAGGGCGTCGACGTGACCGAGATCGGCCTGTGCTCCACCGACCAGCTGTACTACGCCTCCGGCGCGCTGAACCTGCCCGGCGCGATGTTCACGGCCTCGCACAACCCCGCGCAGTACAACGGCATCAAGCTGTGCCGCGCGGGCGCTGCCCCGGTCGGCCAGGACACCGGGCTCACCGAGATCCGCGAACTGGTCGAGCGCTGGACCGACACGGCCGCCCCGGCCCCGGTGGAGACGCAGGGCACGATCACGCGGCGCGAGACGCTGGACGACTACGCGGCGCACCTGCGAGGCCTGGTCGACCTGACCTCGATCCGCCCCCTGAAGGTCGTCGTCGACGCGGGCAACGGCATGGGCGGGCACACGGTGCCGACGGTCTTCGCGGGCCTCCCCCTCGACCTTGTCCCGATGTACTTCGAACTCGACGGCACGTTCCCGAACCACGAGGCCAACCCCCTCGACCCGGCGAACCTCGTGGACCTCCAGAAGCGCGTCCGCGAGGAGTCCGCCGACCTCGGCATCGCCTTCGACGGCGACGCCGACCGCTGCTTCGTCGTCGACGAGCACGGCGACCCGGTCTCCCCGTCGGCCATCACCGCCCTGGTGGCCGCGCGCGAGCTGGCCAGGAACGGCGGCGCGGGCGTGATCATCCACAACCTGATCACGTCCTGGTCGGTCCCGGAGGTCGTCAAGGAGAACGGCGGCACCCCGGTCCGCACGCGCGTGGGCCACTCCTTCATCAAGGCCGAGATGGCGAAGTCCGGCGCGATCTTCGGCGGCGAGCACTCCGCGCACTACTACTTCAAGGACTTCTGGAACGCCGACACCGGCATGCTGGCCGCCCTCCACGTCCTCGCCGCCCTCGGCGGCCAGGACGGCCCGCTGTCCGGCCTCGTGGCCGCGTACGACCGCTACACGGGCTCCGGCGAGATCAACTCCACGGTCGCCGACCAGGCGGACCGCCTCGCCGCGATCCGCTCCGCGTACGAGGGCCAGGAGGGCGTCACGCTCGACAACCTGGACGGCCTCACGATCACGACCGCCGACTGGTGGTTCAACGTCCGCCCGTCCAACACGGAACCCCTGCTGCGCCTGAACGCGGAGGCGAGGGACGAGGCGACGATGACGAAGGTCCGGGACGAGGTATTGGCGATCATCAGGGCGTGA
- a CDS encoding metallopeptidase family protein produces MDNPVPPRAAGPGPRRRDRHGRGMRGPIAPPQVPLAASRAEAFADLVQDSVERLERRWPQLADIDFLVLEVPHLDGRSFNDEAVPLGGTISAREGRPARVVIYRRPVEIRTKGRDERAALVHEVVVEQVAELLGLTPETVDPRYGED; encoded by the coding sequence ATGGACAACCCCGTACCGCCCCGTGCCGCCGGCCCCGGGCCCCGCCGACGTGATCGCCACGGCCGGGGCATGCGCGGCCCGATCGCGCCGCCCCAGGTCCCGCTCGCGGCGAGCCGCGCCGAGGCGTTCGCGGATCTGGTGCAGGACTCCGTGGAGCGGCTGGAGCGGCGCTGGCCGCAGCTCGCCGACATCGACTTCCTCGTCCTGGAGGTGCCGCACCTCGACGGCCGGAGCTTCAACGACGAGGCGGTCCCCCTGGGCGGCACGATCTCCGCACGCGAGGGGCGCCCCGCGCGCGTGGTGATCTACCGCCGCCCGGTGGAGATCCGCACCAAGGGCCGCGACGAGCGCGCGGCCCTGGTGCACGAGGTCGTCGTCGAGCAGGTCGCCGAGCTGCTCGGGCTGACGCCGGAGACGGTCGACCCGCGCTACGGCGAGGACTGA
- the lepB gene encoding signal peptidase I, producing MSGKGRGLGIAAIVVGLVGLLLALGGVGYARHAFGAATVSSESMTPTYGPGDRVLYERVGGGEVRRGDVVMLSAPDRYHSDGLVMQRVIGVGGDRVKCCTGDGPGARITVNGKPLEEPYLKDGDVYGGYPLPYDVRVPEGRLFLLGDHRASAADSRAFLADHGGTLPASAIKGRVLDGYTALGVLGVVIIAGAVMVLVGVGLGIAAFVVRRRARAAVPPAPPWAMQV from the coding sequence ATGTCCGGCAAGGGGCGAGGGCTGGGGATCGCAGCCATCGTGGTGGGGCTCGTGGGGCTGCTGTTGGCGCTGGGGGGTGTCGGCTATGCGCGGCACGCGTTCGGTGCCGCCACTGTGTCGAGCGAGAGCATGACGCCGACGTACGGGCCGGGCGACCGGGTGCTGTACGAGCGGGTCGGCGGAGGCGAGGTGCGGCGCGGGGATGTCGTGATGCTCTCGGCGCCGGACCGGTACCACAGCGACGGTCTGGTGATGCAGCGGGTCATCGGTGTGGGCGGTGACCGGGTGAAGTGCTGTACGGGGGACGGGCCGGGGGCCCGCATCACCGTGAACGGGAAGCCGCTGGAGGAGCCCTACCTGAAGGACGGGGACGTGTACGGCGGGTACCCCCTGCCTTACGACGTGCGGGTGCCCGAGGGGCGGCTGTTTCTGCTGGGCGATCATCGCGCGAGCGCCGCGGACTCACGGGCGTTCCTGGCCGACCACGGCGGGACGCTCCCGGCATCCGCGATCAAGGGGCGGGTCCTCGACGGCTACACCGCGCTGGGGGTGCTGGGCGTGGTGATCATCGCCGGTGCCGTGATGGTGCTGGTGGGTGTCGGACTGGGGATCGCCGCCTTCGTCGTACGGCGCAGGGCACGGGCCGCTGTGCCGCCTGCGCCGCCGTGGGCGATGCAGGTGTGA
- a CDS encoding DUF5719 family protein, giving the protein MNRTTVSLIACATALAAVTGFASLSAPDASGTDTAKAAAELPVERTSLLCPSPSLSDIADTSYTSFTPVTKGTGSDGKAELVSAAKESEGGDKKAGDKKADKPVLTAKEPGTPDTEDTSGGDSPALIGTAEGRFAPGWTVQETTEVAAGTGRGLQGVNCSAADTAFWFPGASTAADRTDYVHLTNPDDSAAVVDIELYGKDGAVAATAGEDITVPPRSSEPILLSTLTGEKQTNLTVHVNVRSGRVGAAVQALDDKIGGDWLAASTDPAGSLVLPGIPKDATAVRLVAFAPGDEDADLKVRLASPSGSITPAGNETLHVKAGMTTAVDLGAVTRGEAGSLVLTPTGDSVPVVAALRVTRGKGDKQETAFIPATRPVGARATAADNSAKGTTLSLVAPSGTAQVKVTASAGSDGGTPASKTYTIKGGTTQDVELPEPSGRKGTYALTVEPVSGGPVYAARTLAATEDGIPGFTVQTLPDDRGMVAVPEADEDLSVLQK; this is encoded by the coding sequence GTGAACCGCACGACCGTGTCCCTGATCGCCTGCGCGACCGCTCTCGCCGCCGTCACCGGCTTCGCCTCGCTCAGCGCGCCCGACGCGTCCGGCACGGACACCGCCAAGGCGGCCGCCGAGCTGCCCGTGGAGCGCACCAGCCTGCTCTGCCCGAGCCCCAGCCTCTCCGACATCGCCGACACGTCCTACACGTCGTTCACGCCCGTCACCAAGGGCACGGGCAGCGACGGCAAGGCGGAACTCGTCTCCGCGGCAAAGGAGTCGGAGGGCGGCGACAAGAAGGCCGGCGACAAGAAGGCCGACAAGCCGGTCCTCACCGCCAAGGAGCCCGGCACGCCCGACACCGAGGACACCTCCGGCGGCGACTCGCCCGCACTCATCGGCACCGCCGAGGGCCGGTTCGCGCCCGGCTGGACCGTGCAGGAGACCACCGAGGTCGCCGCGGGCACCGGACGCGGCCTCCAGGGCGTCAACTGCTCCGCCGCCGACACCGCGTTCTGGTTCCCCGGCGCCAGCACCGCCGCCGACCGCACCGACTACGTCCACCTGACCAACCCCGACGACTCGGCGGCCGTCGTCGACATCGAGCTGTACGGCAAGGACGGCGCCGTGGCGGCCACGGCCGGCGAGGACATCACCGTCCCGCCGAGGTCCAGCGAGCCGATCCTGCTGTCCACGCTCACCGGCGAGAAGCAGACCAACCTCACCGTGCACGTCAACGTCCGCAGCGGCCGCGTCGGCGCCGCCGTGCAGGCCCTCGACGACAAGATCGGCGGCGACTGGCTGGCCGCGTCCACGGACCCGGCGGGCAGCCTGGTCCTGCCGGGCATCCCCAAGGACGCCACCGCCGTGCGCCTGGTCGCCTTCGCGCCCGGCGACGAGGACGCCGACCTGAAGGTGCGCCTGGCCTCGCCGTCCGGGTCGATCACCCCGGCCGGCAACGAGACGCTGCACGTCAAGGCCGGCATGACCACCGCGGTCGACCTGGGCGCCGTCACGCGCGGGGAGGCCGGTTCGCTGGTCCTGACGCCGACCGGCGACTCCGTGCCGGTGGTGGCCGCGCTGCGGGTCACCCGGGGCAAGGGCGACAAGCAGGAGACGGCGTTCATCCCGGCCACCCGCCCGGTCGGCGCGCGCGCGACGGCCGCCGACAACAGCGCCAAGGGCACCACGCTGTCCCTGGTGGCGCCCAGCGGCACCGCGCAGGTCAAGGTGACCGCGTCAGCGGGCAGCGACGGCGGCACGCCGGCCTCGAAGACGTACACGATCAAGGGCGGCACCACCCAGGACGTCGAGCTTCCCGAGCCGAGCGGCCGGAAGGGCACGTACGCGCTGACGGTGGAGCCGGTCTCGGGCGGCCCGGTCTACGCGGCCCGGACCCTGGCGGCCACCGAGGACGGCATCCCCGGCTTCACGGTGCAGACGCTGCCGGACGACCGGGGGATGGTCGCGGTGCCGGAGGCGGACGAGGACCTGTCGGTGCTCCAGAAGTAG
- a CDS encoding Trm112 family protein has protein sequence MPLEAGLLEILACPACHAPLKEQDTELICTGQDCGLAYPVRDGIPVLLVDEARRPA, from the coding sequence ATGCCGCTCGAAGCCGGCCTCCTGGAGATCCTCGCCTGCCCGGCCTGTCACGCCCCCCTCAAGGAGCAGGACACCGAGCTGATCTGCACCGGCCAGGACTGCGGTCTGGCGTACCCGGTCCGCGACGGCATCCCCGTCCTCCTCGTCGACGAGGCCCGCCGCCCCGCGTAG